A genomic region of Streptobacillus canis contains the following coding sequences:
- a CDS encoding dihydroorotate oxidase: MVNTSTKIGNYEFKNCIMNAAGVLCYDKSELEQVLNSEAGTFVTKTATLNPREGNPTPRYKNTSLGSINSMGLPNLGFDYYLDYLLELQKELPDRTFIFSLVGLSKEETHTLLKRVEESNFKGLIELNLSCPNVPGKPQIAYDFETTEILLKEVFEYFTKPLGLKLPPYFDLVHFDQAADIFNKYPLVFINCINSIGNGLIINDESVVIKPKNGFGGIGGEYVKPTALANVHGFYQRLRKDINIIGTGGILTGRDAFEHILCGASMVQIGTTLHKEGPEAFSRITNELKEIMKEKGYQKIDDFRGKLKYMD; this comes from the coding sequence ATGGTAAATACAAGTACAAAAATAGGAAATTATGAATTTAAAAACTGTATCATGAATGCAGCAGGAGTATTATGTTATGATAAATCTGAATTAGAGCAAGTATTGAATTCAGAAGCTGGAACATTTGTAACAAAAACAGCGACACTTAATCCTAGGGAAGGTAATCCAACACCTCGTTATAAAAACACAAGTTTAGGAAGTATTAATTCGATGGGACTTCCAAATTTAGGTTTTGATTATTATTTAGATTATTTATTAGAGTTACAAAAAGAATTACCTGATAGAACATTTATATTTTCTCTTGTAGGTTTGAGTAAAGAAGAAACACATACATTATTAAAAAGAGTTGAAGAAAGTAATTTTAAAGGTTTAATTGAATTAAATTTATCATGTCCAAATGTTCCTGGAAAACCACAAATAGCATATGATTTTGAAACTACAGAAATTTTATTAAAAGAAGTATTTGAATACTTTACTAAACCACTTGGTCTAAAATTACCGCCATATTTTGATTTAGTACATTTTGATCAAGCTGCAGATATTTTCAATAAATATCCATTAGTATTTATTAACTGTATAAATAGTATTGGAAATGGACTTATAATAAATGATGAATCAGTGGTAATTAAGCCCAAAAATGGTTTTGGAGGAATTGGTGGAGAATATGTAAAACCAACTGCTCTTGCAAATGTTCATGGTTTCTATCAAAGATTAAGAAAGGATATTAATATCATTGGGACAGGTGGAATTCTTACAGGGAGAGATGCATTTGAACATATTTTATGTGGAGCTTCTATGGTTCAAATAGGTACAACTTTACATAAAGAAGGACCAGAAGCTTTCAGTAGAATAACAAATGAACTTAAAGAAATTATGAAAGAAAAAGGATATCAAAAAATTGATGACTTTAGAGGTAAATTAAAATATATGGACTAA
- a CDS encoding low molecular weight protein-tyrosine-phosphatase has protein sequence MKKVLFVCHGNICRSTMAESVFTHMINEKGLKDKFMIDSAGTSSEEIGNSPHHGTVKKLKEKGILVVPHKARQITLKDFHEFDYIIAMDSYNVKNIERFLGKKSGKVFKLLDFTGNNLDIEDPWHTRDFEETFKDICRGLAAFLLKIENIK, from the coding sequence ATGAAAAAAGTATTATTTGTTTGTCATGGTAATATTTGTAGAAGTACAATGGCTGAGTCAGTATTTACACATATGATTAATGAAAAAGGTTTAAAAGATAAATTTATGATTGATTCAGCAGGAACAAGCAGTGAAGAAATTGGTAACTCACCACATCATGGTACTGTAAAAAAATTAAAAGAAAAAGGGATATTAGTAGTTCCACATAAAGCAAGACAAATAACTTTAAAAGATTTTCATGAATTTGATTATATTATTGCTATGGACAGTTATAATGTAAAAAATATAGAAAGATTTTTAGGAAAAAAATCTGGAAAAGTTTTTAAATTACTTGATTTTACAGGTAATAATTTAGATATTGAAGATCCTTGGCATACAAGAGATTTTGAGGAAACTTTTAAAGATATTTGTAGAGGTTTAGCTGCATTCTTATTAAAAATTGAAAATATAAAATAG
- a CDS encoding peptidylprolyl isomerase — translation MKKLIKLLFIACFSLLVVSCSSAGEKFVTSFLGEKLFNLTEEEKFANKMKSYKLEAVIKTTKGDMKLYLYPEAAPKLVANFVFLAQNNYYDNLKFHRVSVNNIIQAGDRVGDGTGTPGYLLDDEFSFLKFDRAGMLAMANAGKNTNGSQIFITLQKAEEYNNEYSIIGNLKDRNDLSIARLIRQDDSIVDIEISGYNVNEFLGNFDKEVKEWTEKLKETGFEVK, via the coding sequence ATGAAAAAATTAATTAAACTATTATTTATTGCATGCTTTTCTTTATTGGTAGTTAGCTGTAGTAGTGCTGGAGAAAAATTTGTAACAAGTTTTTTAGGAGAAAAGCTATTTAATTTAACAGAAGAAGAAAAATTCGCAAATAAAATGAAGAGTTATAAACTGGAAGCTGTAATTAAAACTACAAAAGGAGACATGAAACTTTATTTATATCCTGAAGCTGCACCAAAATTAGTTGCAAACTTCGTATTTTTAGCTCAAAATAATTATTATGATAATTTAAAATTTCATAGAGTAAGTGTTAACAACATTATTCAAGCTGGTGATAGAGTTGGAGATGGTACAGGAACACCTGGATATCTATTAGATGATGAATTTAGTTTTTTAAAATTTGATAGAGCTGGAATGCTTGCAATGGCAAATGCTGGTAAAAATACTAATGGATCACAAATATTTATAACTTTACAAAAAGCAGAAGAATATAATAATGAATATTCAATTATTGGAAATTTAAAAGATAGAAATGATTTATCAATTGCTAGATTAATAAGACAAGATGATTCAATTGTGGATATTGAAATATCAGGATATAATGTAAATGAATTTTTAGGTAATTTTGATAAAGAAGTTAAAGAGTGGACTGAAAAACTTAAAGAAACTGGATTTGAAGTTAAATAA
- the mscL gene encoding large-conductance mechanosensitive channel protein MscL, translated as MLKEFKEFIAKGNIIDLAVGVIMGGAFGKIVASLVNDIIMPVVGLILGYVDFKTLQIILKPAEGETPALAINYGMFIQNIVDFLIIALVIFLVLKALMKAKKQQPVEEPAPAEPVLTKDQELLIEIRDLLKK; from the coding sequence ATGTTAAAAGAATTTAAAGAATTTATTGCTAAAGGTAATATTATTGATTTAGCAGTTGGGGTAATTATGGGGGGAGCATTTGGAAAAATAGTTGCTTCATTAGTTAATGATATTATTATGCCTGTAGTTGGTTTAATATTAGGATATGTTGATTTCAAAACATTACAAATTATCTTAAAACCTGCTGAAGGTGAAACACCAGCATTAGCAATTAACTATGGTATGTTTATACAAAATATTGTTGATTTCTTAATTATTGCTTTAGTTATCTTCTTAGTATTAAAAGCATTAATGAAAGCTAAAAAACAACAACCAGTTGAAGAACCAGCACCTGCTGAACCTGTATTAACTAAAGATCAAGAATTATTAATTGAAATCAGAGATTTATTAAAAAAATAA